The nucleotide window TATGTATTCTTCTTCCCtaatctttaaaatttccaagaaaaatcatgtcaaaaacaaaattagataTTTTCTTAACATACCTTTTTCCATATGGGCACCTTGGCTTTTAAATTATCAATGGCATAGCTCACAGCTTCAAGTGATGCAGCCCTGTGGGCTGATGacacagcaatgataatgctaGCTTCTGACACTGGAACTAagctttaagaaaatgaagatgaaaaaaattcatcatcTTCTCTGAAGCTACATGTTAAAGAATCtactaaaaatgggaaaaaaaattccagtgaaACATTCCTAGAACTAAACATTCAGTTCTATCTTAACTAAATACGCCGTTTAGTTAGAAAACAGTAATTTATCCTGGTAGCATTCAGCAGGAGAGGCTGAAGTTGTGACTCATTTATTAGCATCTATCCACTACATGTATTAGATGGGcaccaagaagaaaaacaaccacTGATTCAACAAATATCTGACTTGAAGTAACGAGGCACAGTGCTGTAATGCCTAGAAATACAAAGTAATTGCATATTTATCAATATAACTTAGAACTAAAAATATTAGtagcaataaataataaataataggaTTGATAACatcattaataaaattatagttaCTAATAACAAAGTAATAACTAAACAGATGATAGATTTAGTTCCACTGCTGGGTTCTTTTCAAAATCTGGAACTCCACTGTTTAGTGGTATAAAAAGGCAAATTTAATGACCTTACATCAAAATCTACCTCTACCAGACTGTCACATAAACAGAGTCCAGACTACAAAAGAGTTCTGAAAACAAACCTCCTGGCCTTTAGCGCACATCAGCACAGGCTGTGGGGCAATGGGACTAAGAGTCTTGCACATTTGGATTTTGTTATAGCATCAGCCAGGCTCCAAATGTTACAGTGTAACAAGCAGACTTAAAGGCACTGTCTGCCAGAATAATACACAAACCTCCCTCTCAGGGTACTAAAGGATGCCAATGAAAAATTCCACAATCAAAATTAGGACAAAGCCAGAAAATAACTATACTTTTTACAACTGATAAAGGAAATCATACCCAAGTCGATGGAACACTGCTATATGTCTGACTGGCCATTTCTGCCTAATGTCACTACAaatttttctgacttcattttctgCCATTGGTAGGTATGCTTCATACTCTAAGCTAATGACTTTCTTGCCTTCAAAGTTATTCCTTGTAGTtcctaaaaatgaacaaacaaaaaacaattcagTTTTCTCTCCACAACAGAAATAGCacattaaagaatgaaaaagttatttttgaacAGACAAGTAGCATACCAATTTGTCTAaaaattcctttgaaattttttaaaaacaaaaacttgattagaaaaataaaagacaattatCACAAAGATCAGTAAATAAAATGACACTGATTAACCAAATTTACTGAAAACACTCATATGACAAACCAGTATATATTCTCTAACAATTAGCATTTGATCCTTAATAGGAAAACATTATGTTTCCATGATTATAATTAAGTTTTTATCACTACCATTTTTTTCCACTCAATATCTGGAAAACAGAGACTTCTCCCTGCTAATAATGacttttactctatttttttttttttttgcctttaacaTAGGTTAATTTGAAGATTATTAAAACaagaactaaaataattttttttagggcccctctcgaggcatatggaggttcccaggctaggggttgaatcagagctgtagctgccagcctatgccagagccacagcaacttgggatccgagctgagtctgagacctacaccacagctcacaacaactatGGATCGCtgatccactaagcaaggccagggattgaacccacatccttaaggattctagtcagattcgtttccactgtgccacaatgggaacttcaagaactaaaaaaaatttctaccaCCACCATGGGTAATCTGGGCTTACTGctcagtattttaaaatcctCTATTAACACTGAACATAAGAAAACTTGCTAATTCCTATTATCTTGTATGCTCAATAGATGCTGTGAAAATTACAACTCACCTACAAATAGGGATACTGCACCGCAGACAGGAGAAATCACCAGCTGTGAAGCTTCATCTATTGAAAGTTTCTCAGAGGTGAACTTTATTATATCTTTAGATTTCTCTTCAACTTCATTCATATCTTTCCTAGAAATAAGATATTACTAAACCTTAATACTGGTTCTAGAAGTAAAACACCCAACTTACAGGCTGTGTttcaatgtacatttttttctacattagATGTGTTAGGAGGCATGATTTGATCTGAATGATACAAACAAGCAAGTGTAAAATTTTAGCAAAACTTGGCAATTTTACAAATATCCGTAATGAACAAAGCATGATATAGAGGAATTTACCATTAACATGATTACTTAAAAAGTAATCTCCTATGCCAACATATTCCAAATTCTGGAACTACTACTCTTACCACTTCATCCATTCTCAGATACTGACACCTTCATCTACATACACATCACCTCTAACTGCTATGTCACCAAGCGCCACACCCAGAACTGCCTTCTTCATCTAAAAAGGTGAGCAGGCAGAAATGATGGAGACTCCACAGGAACTGGGTCCATTTCACAATCAGGTAAAACCTCAATTAAGTGAGGAAATAAGGGAGTGGACTGCACACATACCTACCAGATGCTGGAAAAGTTCTTTGCCCTGCATTTCTACTGCCCTGCCGAATGGCAAGCATTTATTACATACTCCCTAAGGGCCAGGGAACAAAAGACCTGGCTCCTGTACCCAGGGCACTCATGCTGGAAGGAAGAATGAAGCAATAAAATGGAATTACAAGTAGGGACAACTTGATGGCAGGATCAAGatagcagaggagtaagacatggaattcaccttctcccacaaacccatttaaaaaaaaaaaacctacatgtagaacaattcactcagaacatctactgaatgctggccttaaacctccaaaaagggcaagacaAGAAACCTTCCACATAACTGGGCAGATTAAAAGGGgtaaaaagggagagagagagaaaggaatcaggatgggactagcactcctgaggggacgctgtgaaagaggaaaggaacctatACCCTGGAAAGCCTCCTCACTGGGAGATTGGCTGAGGGGGACCTCAAAGCTTCAGAGAAAAATGcaactggactgaggagggcaaagcagagacagtactgcacagaccatcagtaccatGTCCtaagacaccacagcctgagatgcttgggaggaggctgggcactgagactcaatCTCTCGAGGTCAGTTCTGGGAAtaggactagggttggctatgGGGAAACAGCCTGCAGGGCTAGGGATGCATAcaccaagggctggggagcaaaGCACCCCATGAggaggtctggacccacaggagaagcaaggcaacatttttggggagggcaagaggaggaggggaaattaCTATAGAATGTCATTCT belongs to Sus scrofa isolate TJ Tabasco breed Duroc chromosome 16, Sscrofa11.1, whole genome shotgun sequence and includes:
- the MOCS2 gene encoding molybdenum cofactor synthesis 2 (The RefSeq protein has 1 substitution compared to this genomic sequence), which encodes MSSLEISSSCCNQEMKLPLSPPLVEGSAFVPPGKDMNEVEEKSKDIIKFTSEKLSIDEASQLVISPVCGAVSLFVGTTRNNFEGKKVISLEYEAYLPMAENEVRKICSDIRQKWPVRHIAVFHRLGLVPVSEASIIIAVSSAHRAASLEAVSYAIDNLKAKVPIWEKEMYEESPSSWKRNKECFWATSDSTT
- the MOCS2 gene encoding molybdenum cofactor synthesis 2 isoform X1, with amino-acid sequence MVPRCQVEVLYFAKSAEIAGIRSETISVPQEIKALQLWNEIETRHPGKDMNEVEEKSKDIIKFTSEKLSIDEASQLVISPVCGAVSLFVGTTRNNFEGKKVISLEYEAYLPMAENEVRKICSDIRQKWPVRHIAVFHRLGLVPVSEASIIIAVSSAHRAASLEAVSYAIDNLKAKVPIWKKEMYEESPSSWKRNKECFWATSDSTT